A genomic window from Triticum urartu cultivar G1812 chromosome 7, Tu2.1, whole genome shotgun sequence includes:
- the LOC125525379 gene encoding NAC domain-containing protein 43-like, with protein sequence MSISVNGQLMVPPGFRFHPTEEELLTYYLTKKVASQRIELDVIRDVDLNKLEPWDIQERCRIGTGPQNDWYLFSHKDKKYPTGTRTNRATAAGFWKATGRDKAIYSASGSGRIGMRKTLVFYKGRAPHGHKSDWIMHEYRLDDASTPANNPANPAAGNAPYYSGSSSLMRGVAGDQSSVQEDGWVICRVFKKKNIVVQHQAGQTGSGGASASSKLVGAGAMVTTASDHAKATQMQQHYSANDDGALDHILNEYMHGRSSTTPCKQEKSNPSSSALDHLINSAGHNGSSTLYEKFMKLPPLEHVLPGGLLPLPTEYSGDWDALDRLVAYELNGLSDAPSAKTTNGMPFIVDELSGATPYSGGGTLHVSSITSASDGDLWSLARSVSSLHADLRINSFDAVRC encoded by the exons ATGAGCATCTCTGTGAACGGGCAGTTGATGGTGCCGCCGGGGTTCCGGTTCCACCCCACGGAGGAGGAGCTGCTCACCTACTACCTCACCAAGAAGGTGGCCTCGCAGCGCATCGAGCTCGACGTCATCCGCGACGTCGACCTTAACAAGCTCGAGCCATGGGACATCCAAG AGCGCTGCAGGATCGGCACTGGCCCACAGAACGACTGGTACCTGTTCAGCCACAAGGACAAAAAATACCCCACGGGGACGCGCACCAACCGCGCCACGGCAGCCGGGTTCTGGAAGGCCACCGGCCGGGACAAGGCCATCTACTCCGCCTCCGGCTCCGGCCGCATCGGCATGCGCAAAACGCTCGTCTTCTACAAGGGCCGCGCCCCGCACGGCCACAAGTCCGACTGGATCATGCACGAGTACCGCCTGGACGACGCCTCAACCCCGGCCAACAACCCCGCCAACCCAGCCGCCGGCAACGCCCCCTACTACTCCGGCTCCTCATCGCTG ATGCGCGGCGTGGCTGGGGACCAGTCGTCGGTGCAGGAGGACGGGTGGGTCATCTGcagggtgttcaagaagaagaaCATCGTTGTGCAGCACCAAGCTGGCCAGACCGGCAGCGGGGGGGCCTCAGCGTCCAGCAAGCTTGTCGGCGCCGGTGCCATGGTGACCACCGCCAGCGACCACGCCAAGGCGACCCAGATGCAGCAGCATTACTCCGCCAACGACGACGGTGCGCTTGACCATATTCTCAACGAGTACATGCATGGCCGCTCGTCCACGACGCCGTGCAAGCAGGAGAAGAGCAATCCATCATCGTCAGCGCTGGACCACCTGATCAACAGCGCGGGCCACAACGGCAGCAGCACCCTATACGAGAAGTTCATGAAGCTCCCGCCGCTCGAGCACGTCCTTCCAGGCGGGCTCCTACCGCTGCCGACCGAGTACAGCGGCGACTGGGACGCCCTTGACCGGCTCGTGGCGTACGAGCTCAACGGCCTGTCCGACGCCCCGTCAGCCAAGACGACGAATGGCATGCCCTTCATCGTCGACGAACTCAGCGGCGCCACGCCCTACTCCGGTGGTGGCACACTACACGTTTCCTCGATCACAAGCGCCAGCGACGGCGACCTGTGGAGCCTAGCGCGGTCGGTGTCATCGCTACACGCCGACTTGAGGATAAACTCCTTTGACGCCGTCAGATGCTGA